From the Candidatus Neomarinimicrobiota bacterium genome, one window contains:
- a CDS encoding tetratricopeptide repeat protein translates to MNRFNCSLILLLLFLNFGPLYSQTDDNEKFIFASKLYEDKLYDVAASQLNEFLESYPDSPLRMNALSLLGNSYYSLENFSDARRIYFQIEEEYHGTPESEEAFKRAALSSEQLGDFIPAAVTFKKFTAYYPKSKFVESAYLASGFNYLKGGMDDLTLSILQELLTLNPESENSLVALTVRATVYENKDRYVEALSELELAVKHTHSKKHLSLILHSKGRIQTKLSDYKGAAKTLQRLAKLSRDDEEVQKGLLLLGDLELSGRNYNSAYKRYKSVEELTGRELKNEALLRMGDAKTLSENYDEALKEYRKIDVRSLSENEKTLLDFRFGYASEQAGKPLEALNYYDKVLRQGSADDMKLNEETLKRLVDLSLELKDTRAALNYSVGYLRNNPAGNERTYFAFRAGELYQQLGEYESAVTYYKLVTEKSVKNPMSDDASFGLAKSYFELGLIEESLQELERLAAFFPGSSSGKNAEVLSTHIEEQIRKESEIGFERLAGLMGDLISGKPREGLQMELASIYYEEMKDFERAERMLKNILKSAASDSVKATALFMLGDINLKLAAKASIEQDKEMEKFYHQQARFVLTDLSQKYPFYDNISSVAYFLATLVDGTDAEKLSSMRSFLKRYPKSEFIGKALFKIGNYQMSAGNLRNARKTFERILKEFPMGPESEKASMRIATISARENSGERERLDLSYYLRRYPGGADIVRAKYLMGNSLFESGKQAEAMKQYSDIIENHYYSEYVDSVSSKRGMVYYNAGKYELALENFISGGGERSWFSNLVLPYNIPVVGEELYYAGSSSEKLGDTRMAKSFYRRYLQWSGGGDNSAIAAQALISIYESENDPQKIKPLLKSLIKKKWKADVASGFHAKLADLYFDAKDYPLARSEYEIAKSLLPAAKNKEFTLKILTCYFREGKITDAERVEARFKNRHLNTATNDERALLLYERGMYLKNKKKNAAAKRHFKEITKNFPESRYGASSEFELGLLEILDDKKQDALIRLSEIADNYPESDLLPEVYLAIGKIFQSAQQYNDAIEYYKKTIDHPESADSREKAYSGLIRSYEEAGLLEPALSTAVMFSEKYPYSENIFNVKMKIGSLLMNIGDYERAVEHWEALLPYADSESSAEILFWLGESYFNTGDYSRAIAEYLKVSYLGKPTKLDWGASAWWKAGNAYEELGDYEKSAILYRKIISEKGTQSSFGKFAQQRIDSLLQSGKISEG, encoded by the coding sequence TTGAATCGATTCAACTGTTCTCTTATCTTGCTCCTTCTGTTCCTCAATTTCGGGCCTCTTTATTCCCAAACTGATGATAATGAAAAGTTTATTTTCGCTTCCAAACTGTATGAAGATAAACTCTATGATGTTGCCGCTTCCCAGCTGAACGAGTTTTTGGAGAGCTATCCTGATTCCCCGCTTAGAATGAATGCGCTGAGTTTATTAGGAAATTCATATTACAGCCTTGAAAATTTCAGTGACGCCCGGAGAATATATTTTCAGATAGAAGAGGAGTATCACGGTACTCCCGAATCGGAAGAGGCTTTCAAGCGTGCCGCTCTCTCAAGTGAGCAGCTGGGAGACTTTATTCCTGCGGCTGTTACGTTTAAGAAATTCACTGCCTATTATCCCAAGAGTAAGTTTGTCGAGTCGGCATATCTTGCAAGCGGATTCAACTATCTGAAAGGGGGGATGGATGACCTGACCTTGTCAATACTTCAGGAACTCCTCACTCTTAACCCGGAAAGTGAAAACTCTCTGGTCGCCTTGACCGTCCGCGCGACCGTCTATGAAAATAAAGATAGGTATGTTGAGGCTTTGAGTGAGCTTGAGCTCGCAGTAAAGCATACGCATTCGAAAAAACATCTATCTCTCATATTGCATTCGAAAGGGAGAATACAAACTAAATTATCGGATTATAAGGGAGCGGCAAAAACTCTCCAACGTCTCGCCAAACTATCAAGAGATGATGAAGAAGTTCAGAAGGGTTTATTGCTGCTGGGAGACCTGGAATTATCAGGAAGAAATTATAATTCCGCGTATAAAAGATATAAATCCGTTGAGGAATTGACCGGAAGAGAACTGAAAAATGAGGCGTTATTGCGGATGGGCGATGCTAAAACGCTTTCGGAAAATTATGATGAAGCCTTAAAAGAATATCGGAAAATAGACGTGCGATCGTTATCGGAAAATGAAAAGACTTTATTGGATTTTAGATTCGGTTATGCGTCCGAACAAGCGGGAAAGCCTTTAGAGGCGCTGAATTATTATGATAAGGTGCTGCGGCAGGGCTCCGCCGATGATATGAAGTTGAACGAAGAAACACTGAAAAGGCTGGTTGACTTGTCGTTGGAGCTAAAAGACACTCGAGCGGCGCTGAACTATTCTGTCGGCTATCTGAGAAATAATCCTGCCGGAAATGAACGGACATATTTTGCGTTCCGCGCAGGAGAGCTATATCAGCAGCTCGGCGAATATGAATCCGCTGTCACCTATTACAAACTCGTGACTGAAAAATCCGTGAAGAATCCTATGTCCGACGATGCTTCTTTCGGTCTGGCAAAAAGCTATTTCGAGCTCGGATTGATCGAAGAATCGTTGCAAGAACTCGAACGGTTAGCGGCTTTCTTTCCGGGAAGCAGCAGCGGGAAAAATGCTGAAGTCTTATCAACGCACATCGAAGAGCAGATTAGGAAAGAAAGCGAAATTGGTTTTGAGCGGCTCGCCGGGCTGATGGGTGACCTGATAAGCGGTAAGCCGCGCGAGGGTCTTCAGATGGAGCTGGCTTCGATTTATTACGAAGAGATGAAAGATTTCGAGAGGGCGGAGAGGATGCTGAAAAATATATTAAAATCCGCCGCCTCAGATTCTGTTAAGGCCACGGCTCTGTTTATGCTTGGAGATATAAACCTTAAACTTGCCGCTAAAGCAAGCATCGAACAAGATAAGGAAATGGAGAAGTTTTATCATCAGCAGGCTCGATTCGTATTGACAGATCTTTCGCAGAAGTATCCGTTTTATGATAATATTTCTTCCGTTGCGTATTTTCTGGCAACGCTGGTTGACGGCACAGATGCGGAAAAGCTCAGCTCAATGCGGTCGTTTCTGAAAAGATATCCTAAATCAGAATTTATCGGAAAAGCGCTTTTTAAAATTGGAAATTATCAAATGTCTGCCGGCAATTTGAGAAACGCGCGTAAAACGTTTGAGAGGATTCTAAAAGAATTTCCGATGGGTCCCGAATCAGAAAAAGCCTCTATGCGGATAGCGACAATCAGCGCCCGCGAGAATTCGGGAGAGAGGGAAAGACTGGACCTCTCTTATTACCTCAGGCGGTATCCGGGGGGAGCGGATATTGTGAGAGCGAAATACCTGATGGGAAATTCTCTGTTTGAATCGGGAAAGCAGGCAGAGGCGATGAAGCAGTACTCGGATATTATAGAAAATCATTATTACTCTGAATACGTTGACAGCGTTAGCTCAAAACGGGGTATGGTCTATTACAACGCGGGCAAATACGAACTTGCGCTGGAGAATTTTATCTCCGGCGGCGGCGAGCGGTCATGGTTTTCCAATCTGGTGCTGCCTTATAATATTCCGGTGGTGGGAGAGGAATTATATTATGCGGGTTCTTCATCGGAAAAGTTAGGCGATACGCGGATGGCGAAGTCATTCTACAGACGGTATCTCCAATGGAGCGGAGGCGGGGATAATTCCGCTATCGCCGCGCAAGCTCTGATATCTATCTATGAGTCTGAAAACGATCCTCAGAAGATTAAGCCGCTGCTGAAATCTCTGATCAAGAAAAAATGGAAAGCTGATGTCGCGTCAGGTTTTCATGCAAAATTAGCGGATCTGTACTTTGACGCTAAAGATTATCCCCTTGCGCGGAGCGAATATGAAATCGCTAAAAGTCTTCTGCCGGCTGCCAAGAACAAGGAATTCACTCTGAAAATTCTTACCTGCTACTTCCGTGAGGGAAAGATAACCGATGCGGAACGGGTGGAGGCTCGGTTTAAAAACCGTCATCTGAACACGGCGACAAATGATGAGCGCGCGCTGCTTCTGTATGAAAGAGGGATGTATCTCAAGAATAAGAAAAAGAACGCCGCCGCAAAGCGGCACTTCAAGGAAATAACGAAGAACTTTCCCGAAAGCCGATATGGAGCGTCATCCGAATTCGAGCTCGGTCTTTTAGAAATATTAGATGATAAAAAACAGGATGCTTTAATTCGATTAAGCGAGATAGCCGATAACTATCCGGAAAGCGACCTGCTTCCCGAAGTTTATCTTGCTATCGGTAAAATATTTCAGTCGGCGCAGCAGTATAACGACGCTATAGAATATTATAAAAAAACCATCGATCATCCCGAATCAGCTGATTCGAGGGAGAAAGCGTATTCAGGCTTGATAAGAAGTTACGAAGAAGCGGGACTGCTCGAGCCCGCGCTCAGCACAGCGGTTATGTTTTCGGAGAAATATCCATATTCAGAGAACATATTCAATGTGAAGATGAAAATCGGCAGCCTGCTGATGAATATCGGCGACTACGAGCGCGCTGTGGAACATTGGGAGGCGCTGCTTCCGTATGCCGACTCCGAATCGTCCGCGGAAATTCTCTTCTGGCTGGGAGAGAGCTATTTTAACACGGGCGATTACTCACGGGCTATAGCGGAATACCTGAAGGTCTCTTATCTGGGGAAACCGACAAAACTCGACTGGGGCGCGTCCGCCTGGTGGAAAGCGGGTAACGCCTACGAAGAATTAGGCGATTATGAAAAATCGGCTATCCTTTATCGGAAGATAATAAGTGAAAAAGGAACGCAAAGTAGTTTCGGAAAGTTCGCGCAACAGCGAATAGATTCTCTCCTGCAATCAGGAAAAATTTCGGAGGGGTAG